The DNA segment ACCAGATACCGACGATCACTGTAGGCGAGTTCCCGGAACCGCTCACCGTGGAGCAACGTCTTCAGGCGTTCGTGTTCCTCGAACGAAAACGCCAGTCCGTCGACGTCTATCTTCGATTCCGTCGTCTCGTCCATCGCGTCACCGTTCGCACACCGACTAATTGAACCTGATGGTGACCGGCTCGAGACGCGTAGCAATTACTGTCGTCATTACTTGTGTAACTACTGGCCTCAAAAATCCGTATACTTATGCAAGTGGACGACGTATCATCGCATATGCACCCACCAGGCCACCAAAACGAGAGTGGCGGCCGCTGGCACCTCCTTCAGGCGGTGACCGTCACGAGTCGAGCCAACATCATCGCCGACATCGTTGGCCATCCCCAGGGCGCACCCAGCGTCGACGAACTCGACAAGACCAATCCGAGCCTCGAGAAAGACACCATCAGAGGCCACCTCGCCGTCCTCAAAGAGGTCGGCGTCGTCTCCGAACTCACGATTCCAGCCGGCGAACGAACTCGAGGCTATCCCTACAAGTTCTATCAACTCACCCAACGGGCTCGAGACCTGTTCGACGAAAACGACCTCTTTCCCGAGGACGCCTGGCAACGACAGTACGAGCGACTGACCAAAGACGCCCGCATGCGCGAACTCGAGGAGATGCCACGCCCGACACCGGACCCCAAAACACGCGACGGAAGCGACGAGCTAACCGCTGATTGAGGTTGGGACTTACAGGCTGATTGAGGTTGGGACTTACAGGCTGATTGAGGTTGGGACTTACAGGCTGATTGAGGTTGGGACTTACAGGCTGATTGAGGTTGGGACTTACAGGCTGATTGAGGTTGGGCCAGATTTGAACCTCGCCAAGACGTTCCGGGTCGCTCACTCCGTTCGCTTCCCGGGCTGCGACTCGTCTGGTTCAAATCTGCCCAACGTAACGGATTTGCGCCTCACGAGTTTGTTCGGCGCAAACTGAGTGGGTTGGGGCAGATTTGAACTGCTTGAAGGAACGCGAAATAAACCGCCTTTCGCGCTCCTTCTAACGTTCGACGTTCGCTCGCTCCGCTCGCTGCACGTCTCACTGCCGACTTTTCGTTCCGCTCTCGGTTCCTGCCTGCTCGCTACGCTGCGCGGGCGGGCCTTCCGACTACGGGTGAAGGTGCCACAGAAACAATGGCTGAGATCACCAGCAATCGCTTGCTTCGCACTTCCAGGCACGGAGTCAGAAAGCATGCCAACAGTACCCGAAGCTATCGAAGCGTACCTGAACGAACGCGAAACCGAACTCTCGGATTCATCCATTCAGAACCACCGCTACCAGCTGAAAAGATTCAAAGAATGGTCTGGGGGTGCCGGCGAGCTTGCAGACATTGGGGACGTCGAACCGATCGATCTCTCACGATTTCGCCGCGCTCGTAGCAGCGACATTAATTCAAACACGATGTACAACCAACTCTGCGTTGTGCGCCTATTCCTTAGATTTTGTCACCGCATGGGGTGGTGTACGGAACAGGTTCCGGAGGCAATAGTGCTGCCAACTCGGGACGGAGTAGCACGCGACTCGGCGATTGATCCAGACCGTGTCGCATCTATCCTTGATGATTTAGAACGTTATCATTACGCATCAATCGACCACGTTCTCTTAGCACTCATCTGGACGTGTTCAATGCGAATCTCTGGGGTGCGAACGCTGGACGTCAAGGACGTACATCACTTAGATCGATGGTGCAATGTTGCCCACCGACCGGATACCGGGACTCCACTCAAAAATAAGGAGAAGAGTGAACGAGAAGTGAATCTACACGGATGGGTCGCGGATATACTCAACGCGTGGATCAACGATCGTCGCCCCGACGTAACCGACCCACATGGCCGGGAACCCCTACTCGGATCGAATCACGGTCGTCTTGCCCGCTCATCAATCCGGCGCAGAATCTACGCACTAACGGCGTGCGGTGGGATTGATGACGGGTGCACGTGCGAAGCTAAGCGCAACAGTAAGTGCAACGAGTCGGTATCACCGCATGACATCCGCCGCTCTTCAATTAGCGCGTGGCTTGACAACGGCGTAGACCCGTCGCTTCTATCTCAACGAGTAGATACTTCTCAGGAAACGATGGAACAGCATTACGACATCCGATCCCCATCGCAGAAGCGAAAGTTACGAAGGGACGCGTTCGATATGTAGGCACCGGACATGACCATAGCGTGCGGTGGTTTCGCTGAGCAAGTTACAATCCTTCCGCCACAACGGTTTCAGGCCATTCCGGGCGCGAATAATATATCTCCTTGATTCGTGAGATCGTACAAAGGGCCATCTCTGAAACAGTGCTCGAAACTCCCGCGTCGGGCAAAATATCCACCAAATGCTTGGTCCGAGGGTTCCCAATCATCTTCTGAGCTCGACTTGCTGCCCGCTTCGGCTGACGGTTCAATCACTTATACGAGAGGCTGTGACAAGAAGGTTCGTGCCGGCCCGTACGGGCCGCTGTAGTGCTTGTCACGCATGTCGGTACAAGACTGGGGTTGCCAGTAGCGCCCGCTTCTGACGGCTTTGCTCGATTGTGACCAGTGCTTACCGGCCATGTGTGTCCGCTACTGGCCTTCGATTGTGCTCCCACCTCTTCTTCGAGTTCCCGTTTGAATTCGGTGACTTCAGCTTCTAACTTGTCTTCGTCTACCTGTTCCGGTATAGTGTCCTAAGCGCTGTGCCTTTTTGCGCCCGCTTTGGCGGTCACGAGAGTGCGAACCTGAAACCACACGCGGACGCCATTCACGGTGCGTGCGGGCTCTCGTGGCCGTCTTGCGGACCCCTGACGTCTCGGACCTTCGCTTGTATTGCCACCGACTCCCCCGTACCATTTAAAAATAATGCGCTGTGCAGGGTTTTGCGATACAGTCATTGAGCCTGTCCGCTGTCCCGTGGGGTCCGCTGGTTCAAACCCGTTCTTGCAGATCTGTTAGTTGCCGGGCTCTTACCTCACTAGGAGCTGTACTCTCACAGTATACCTGCCGGTGACGAGTGGGGAGCGTTTTCCAAGCGCCGTATTTCCTCCCGAATTATTCAGATATGTCCAGATGCTCGGCTGACAGATACGACTGATCAGTCTTGTTCTGTCCGTAGATAAGCAGATTTTGCTCATTCCACTGTAGCAGTTGCTCATGAATGGTTTCTAGTACTGTATCTGCAAGACTAGTATGACCTACAGCACATGTCACTGAGGGAAGGTCAGACAGGTAAAGACAAAGAGACGTACTTGGTTTGTGGTGAAAGACTGTAACTACTCGATCGCGGGTTTCAGTTGGTGTTGGTCCAATCAATTGATTTGACGGGACTGTTCGAACCACAAACTCATCATCGGAGCCATCGACATACTGTTTCCAAGCAGAGGTTATTGACTGAATGTCT comes from the Natronosalvus amylolyticus genome and includes:
- a CDS encoding ArsR family transcriptional regulator, giving the protein MHPPGHQNESGGRWHLLQAVTVTSRANIIADIVGHPQGAPSVDELDKTNPSLEKDTIRGHLAVLKEVGVVSELTIPAGERTRGYPYKFYQLTQRARDLFDENDLFPEDAWQRQYERLTKDARMRELEEMPRPTPDPKTRDGSDELTAD
- a CDS encoding site-specific integrase, which translates into the protein MGWCTEQVPEAIVLPTRDGVARDSAIDPDRVASILDDLERYHYASIDHVLLALIWTCSMRISGVRTLDVKDVHHLDRWCNVAHRPDTGTPLKNKEKSEREVNLHGWVADILNAWINDRRPDVTDPHGREPLLGSNHGRLARSSIRRRIYALTACGGIDDGCTCEAKRNSKCNESVSPHDIRRSSISAWLDNGVDPSLLSQRVDTSQETMEQHYDIRSPSQKRKLRRDAFDM